A section of the Harmonia axyridis chromosome 2, icHarAxyr1.1, whole genome shotgun sequence genome encodes:
- the LOC123672853 gene encoding la-related protein 4 isoform X1: MFYISLHICVMHWYSYFPLSLMNGNVSQPIAPRAVFNSKLHEAAANDNLDAILSTERLEGGKYLNEVIQTVPPPGVPEEASREQLKKTLRKQLDFYFSTQNLASDGYLLSQMDTEQFVPVWTVANFNLVKKLTNDIELITEVLTECANVQLNETKTKVRPNYQRCVVILRDISEDTPIEDVKQLMTGEGCPSFISCEFAGNNAWYVTYASDEDAQSAYSFVRENVKEFRGKQIHARIKAKPMRQQNAGGGGGVQTGATYKSNWNTQPNAGTIFDPHAYPNNQQRFMFTNGTHAQMPMPTNQFFFPQFQQGPLIPTYMPAAWQAAAGNFYDINTVFQVNGLAPQTPYKASYKNNGKSKKKTTTTTGQAEQGAAAACSTTVRQAQPHMTVAARSNANARGQQPPDMADPGMPMAVPFVPHTLPLIDMSMGYGYVPQPLAMSKEPMPPRHRRRRREDENSAGPSQPQEVEQRTFDLGHSAFPPLKSNSRRISSVENQEEPSSTEQPAQASDAVPWSDHRIVDILRGNTVSKSSSTSTSSKGSLSVNDTESPRAGSPQMNEARDTVEGLEASLNSALTLTPPISPEKNKDAKCTMTDKSTKTDDVLLNGESDICPTTTNAATMTTAAEVSTSRTEAPKPPTTSSHNPPRMSYAQVAQHPKEVGNQKEKKDIPTDGEAASSSAAPVQNGEKRGKDNHAKQEKTQRNQRASGVPNGTSRREKKDFRKKSNPK, encoded by the exons ATGTTCTATATCAGTCTCCATATTTGTGTTATGCACT GGTATAGTTATTTCCCGTTGTCGTTAATGAATGGCAATGTCTCGCAGCCCATCGCCCCTAGGGCAGTGTTTAATAGCAAATTACACGAGGCGGCTGCCAACGATAACTTGGATGCAATATTATCTACCGAAAGGTTAGAGGGAGGCAAATACTTGAATGAAGTTATACAGACAGTTCCACCTCCGGGTGTACCCGAAGAAGCTTCCAGGGAACAACTCAAGAAAACGCTTAGGAAACAActcgatttttatttttctac TCAGAATTTGGCCAGTGATGGGTACCTGCTGTCCCAAATGGATACGGAACAATTTGTCCCCGTCTGGACTGTTGCTAACTTTAACCTCGTCAAGAAGTTAACCAACGATATAGAGTTGATTACGGAAGTTCTGACCGAGTGTGCTAATGTTCAGCTCAACGAGACAAAGACAAAGGTGCGTCCGAACTACCAGCGTTGCGTTGTCATTCTGAGAGATATATCAGAAGATACCCCTATTGAAGACGTTAAACAGTTGATGACCGGCGAGGGTTGTCCTTCGTTCATCTCATGCGAATTCGCTGGTAATAATGCTTGGTACGTCACTTACGCGTCTGACGAGGACGCGCAGAGCGCCTACTCCTTCGTCAGGGAGAACGTGAAGGAGTTCAGGGGCAAGCAGATCCACGCTCGGATCAAGGCGAAGCCGATGCGCCAGCAGAACGCCGGCGGTGGCGGCGGCGTTCAAACTGGCGCCACCTACAAGAGCAACTGGAATACACAACCTAACGCCGGTACCATCTTCGACCCTCACGCCTACCCGAACAACCAGCAACGGTTTATGTTCACCAATGGGACGCACGCCCAGATGCCGATGCCTACGAATCAATTTTTCTTCCCCCAGTTCCAGCAGGGACCCCTGATACCGACTTACATGCCGGCTGCTTGGCAGGCGGCGGCCGGGAACTTCTACGACATCAATACGGTGTTTCAGGTGAACGGTTTGGCACCTCAGACTCCGTACAAGGCGTCGTACAAGAACAACGGCAAGTCTAAGAAGAAGACGACTACCACCACTGGTCAGGCCGAACAGGGCGCCGCTGCGGCTTGTTCTACGACTGTCAGGCAGGCTCAACCTCATATGACTGTTGCTGCAAGGAGTAATGCCAACGCCAGGGGGCAACAGCCCCCTGATATGGCCGATCCCGGTATGCCTATGG CCGTGCCATTTGTACCTCACACATTGCCATTGATTGATATGTCTATGGGTTACGGCTACGTACCCCAGCCTTTGGCCATGTCGAAGGAGCCCATGCCACCGCGACATCGCAGAAGAAGGAGGGAAGACGAAAATTCCGCTGGACCCAGCCAGCCCCAAGAAGTAGAACAGAGGACCTTCGATTTAGGTCATTCTGCATTCCCACCATTAAAGAGTAATTCTC GACGCATCAGCTCCGTAGAAAACCAGGAAGAACCTTCCAGTACGGAACAACCTGCTCAGGCTAGTGATGCAGTGCCGTGGTCCGACCACCGCATCGTCGATATCTTGAGAGGAAACACTGTCTCCAAAAGCAGCAGTACCTCAACATCCAGCAAGGGCTCGCTAAG TGTTAACGATACCGAGTCTCCCAGAGCTGGTTCTCCTCAGATGAACGAGGCTAGAGACACCGTTGAAGGTTTGGAAGCCAGCCTGAATTCTGCTCTTACACTTACTCCTCCAATCTCACCTGAGAA AAACAAGGATGCCAAATGCACAATGACTGATAAATCCACTAAGACCGATGATGTTCTCCTTAACGGTGAATCGGATATCTGTCCCACCACAACTAACGCTGCTACAATGACAACTGCTGCCGAAGTTAGCACATCAAGGACAGAAGCTCCAAAACCACCCACTACTTCATCT CACAATCCCCCTCGCATGAGTTACGCTCAAGTTGCTCAACACCCCAAGGAAGTTGGAAACCAGAAAGAAAAAAAGGACATCCCAACGGACGGTGAGGCAGCTTCATCGTCGGCCGCACCTGTCCAGAACGGTGAAAAAAGGGGTAAAG
- the LOC123672853 gene encoding la-related protein 4 isoform X4 — protein sequence MFYISLHICVMHWYSYFPLSLMNGNVSQPIAPRAVFNSKLHEAAANDNLDAILSTERLEGGKYLNEVIQTVPPPGVPEEASREQLKKTLRKQLDFYFSTQNLASDGYLLSQMDTEQFVPVWTVANFNLVKKLTNDIELITEVLTECANVQLNETKTKVRPNYQRCVVILRDISEDTPIEDVKQLMTGEGCPSFISCEFAGNNAWYVTYASDEDAQSAYSFVRENVKEFRGKQIHARIKAKPMRQQNAGGGGGVQTGATYKSNWNTQPNAGTIFDPHAYPNNQQRFMFTNGTHAQMPMPTNQFFFPQFQQGPLIPTYMPAAWQAAAGNFYDINTVFQVNGLAPQTPYKASYKNNGKSKKKTTTTTGQAEQGAAAACSTTVRQAQPHMTVAARSNANARGQQPPDMADPGMPMAVPFVPHTLPLIDMSMGYGYVPQPLAMSKEPMPPRHRRRRREDENSAGPSQPQEVEQRTFDLGHSAFPPLKSNSRRISSVENQEEPSSTEQPAQASDAVPWSDHRIVDILRGNTVSKSSSTSTSSKGSLSVNDTESPRAGSPQMNEARDTVEGLEASLNSALTLTPPISPEKNKDAKCTMTDKSTKTDDVLLNGESDICPTTTNAATMTTAAEVSTSRTEAPKPPTTSSHNPPRMSYAQVAQHPKEVGNQKEKKDIPTDGEAASSSAAPVQNGEKRGKV from the exons ATGTTCTATATCAGTCTCCATATTTGTGTTATGCACT GGTATAGTTATTTCCCGTTGTCGTTAATGAATGGCAATGTCTCGCAGCCCATCGCCCCTAGGGCAGTGTTTAATAGCAAATTACACGAGGCGGCTGCCAACGATAACTTGGATGCAATATTATCTACCGAAAGGTTAGAGGGAGGCAAATACTTGAATGAAGTTATACAGACAGTTCCACCTCCGGGTGTACCCGAAGAAGCTTCCAGGGAACAACTCAAGAAAACGCTTAGGAAACAActcgatttttatttttctac TCAGAATTTGGCCAGTGATGGGTACCTGCTGTCCCAAATGGATACGGAACAATTTGTCCCCGTCTGGACTGTTGCTAACTTTAACCTCGTCAAGAAGTTAACCAACGATATAGAGTTGATTACGGAAGTTCTGACCGAGTGTGCTAATGTTCAGCTCAACGAGACAAAGACAAAGGTGCGTCCGAACTACCAGCGTTGCGTTGTCATTCTGAGAGATATATCAGAAGATACCCCTATTGAAGACGTTAAACAGTTGATGACCGGCGAGGGTTGTCCTTCGTTCATCTCATGCGAATTCGCTGGTAATAATGCTTGGTACGTCACTTACGCGTCTGACGAGGACGCGCAGAGCGCCTACTCCTTCGTCAGGGAGAACGTGAAGGAGTTCAGGGGCAAGCAGATCCACGCTCGGATCAAGGCGAAGCCGATGCGCCAGCAGAACGCCGGCGGTGGCGGCGGCGTTCAAACTGGCGCCACCTACAAGAGCAACTGGAATACACAACCTAACGCCGGTACCATCTTCGACCCTCACGCCTACCCGAACAACCAGCAACGGTTTATGTTCACCAATGGGACGCACGCCCAGATGCCGATGCCTACGAATCAATTTTTCTTCCCCCAGTTCCAGCAGGGACCCCTGATACCGACTTACATGCCGGCTGCTTGGCAGGCGGCGGCCGGGAACTTCTACGACATCAATACGGTGTTTCAGGTGAACGGTTTGGCACCTCAGACTCCGTACAAGGCGTCGTACAAGAACAACGGCAAGTCTAAGAAGAAGACGACTACCACCACTGGTCAGGCCGAACAGGGCGCCGCTGCGGCTTGTTCTACGACTGTCAGGCAGGCTCAACCTCATATGACTGTTGCTGCAAGGAGTAATGCCAACGCCAGGGGGCAACAGCCCCCTGATATGGCCGATCCCGGTATGCCTATGG CCGTGCCATTTGTACCTCACACATTGCCATTGATTGATATGTCTATGGGTTACGGCTACGTACCCCAGCCTTTGGCCATGTCGAAGGAGCCCATGCCACCGCGACATCGCAGAAGAAGGAGGGAAGACGAAAATTCCGCTGGACCCAGCCAGCCCCAAGAAGTAGAACAGAGGACCTTCGATTTAGGTCATTCTGCATTCCCACCATTAAAGAGTAATTCTC GACGCATCAGCTCCGTAGAAAACCAGGAAGAACCTTCCAGTACGGAACAACCTGCTCAGGCTAGTGATGCAGTGCCGTGGTCCGACCACCGCATCGTCGATATCTTGAGAGGAAACACTGTCTCCAAAAGCAGCAGTACCTCAACATCCAGCAAGGGCTCGCTAAG TGTTAACGATACCGAGTCTCCCAGAGCTGGTTCTCCTCAGATGAACGAGGCTAGAGACACCGTTGAAGGTTTGGAAGCCAGCCTGAATTCTGCTCTTACACTTACTCCTCCAATCTCACCTGAGAA AAACAAGGATGCCAAATGCACAATGACTGATAAATCCACTAAGACCGATGATGTTCTCCTTAACGGTGAATCGGATATCTGTCCCACCACAACTAACGCTGCTACAATGACAACTGCTGCCGAAGTTAGCACATCAAGGACAGAAGCTCCAAAACCACCCACTACTTCATCT CACAATCCCCCTCGCATGAGTTACGCTCAAGTTGCTCAACACCCCAAGGAAGTTGGAAACCAGAAAGAAAAAAAGGACATCCCAACGGACGGTGAGGCAGCTTCATCGTCGGCCGCACCTGTCCAGAACGGTGAAAAAAGGGGTAAAG
- the LOC123672853 gene encoding la-related protein 4 isoform X2: MALSAGYSYFPLSLMNGNVSQPIAPRAVFNSKLHEAAANDNLDAILSTERLEGGKYLNEVIQTVPPPGVPEEASREQLKKTLRKQLDFYFSTQNLASDGYLLSQMDTEQFVPVWTVANFNLVKKLTNDIELITEVLTECANVQLNETKTKVRPNYQRCVVILRDISEDTPIEDVKQLMTGEGCPSFISCEFAGNNAWYVTYASDEDAQSAYSFVRENVKEFRGKQIHARIKAKPMRQQNAGGGGGVQTGATYKSNWNTQPNAGTIFDPHAYPNNQQRFMFTNGTHAQMPMPTNQFFFPQFQQGPLIPTYMPAAWQAAAGNFYDINTVFQVNGLAPQTPYKASYKNNGKSKKKTTTTTGQAEQGAAAACSTTVRQAQPHMTVAARSNANARGQQPPDMADPGMPMAVPFVPHTLPLIDMSMGYGYVPQPLAMSKEPMPPRHRRRRREDENSAGPSQPQEVEQRTFDLGHSAFPPLKSNSRRISSVENQEEPSSTEQPAQASDAVPWSDHRIVDILRGNTVSKSSSTSTSSKGSLSVNDTESPRAGSPQMNEARDTVEGLEASLNSALTLTPPISPEKNKDAKCTMTDKSTKTDDVLLNGESDICPTTTNAATMTTAAEVSTSRTEAPKPPTTSSHNPPRMSYAQVAQHPKEVGNQKEKKDIPTDGEAASSSAAPVQNGEKRGKDNHAKQEKTQRNQRASGVPNGTSRREKKDFRKKSNPK, encoded by the exons ATGGCTCTAAGTGCAG GGTATAGTTATTTCCCGTTGTCGTTAATGAATGGCAATGTCTCGCAGCCCATCGCCCCTAGGGCAGTGTTTAATAGCAAATTACACGAGGCGGCTGCCAACGATAACTTGGATGCAATATTATCTACCGAAAGGTTAGAGGGAGGCAAATACTTGAATGAAGTTATACAGACAGTTCCACCTCCGGGTGTACCCGAAGAAGCTTCCAGGGAACAACTCAAGAAAACGCTTAGGAAACAActcgatttttatttttctac TCAGAATTTGGCCAGTGATGGGTACCTGCTGTCCCAAATGGATACGGAACAATTTGTCCCCGTCTGGACTGTTGCTAACTTTAACCTCGTCAAGAAGTTAACCAACGATATAGAGTTGATTACGGAAGTTCTGACCGAGTGTGCTAATGTTCAGCTCAACGAGACAAAGACAAAGGTGCGTCCGAACTACCAGCGTTGCGTTGTCATTCTGAGAGATATATCAGAAGATACCCCTATTGAAGACGTTAAACAGTTGATGACCGGCGAGGGTTGTCCTTCGTTCATCTCATGCGAATTCGCTGGTAATAATGCTTGGTACGTCACTTACGCGTCTGACGAGGACGCGCAGAGCGCCTACTCCTTCGTCAGGGAGAACGTGAAGGAGTTCAGGGGCAAGCAGATCCACGCTCGGATCAAGGCGAAGCCGATGCGCCAGCAGAACGCCGGCGGTGGCGGCGGCGTTCAAACTGGCGCCACCTACAAGAGCAACTGGAATACACAACCTAACGCCGGTACCATCTTCGACCCTCACGCCTACCCGAACAACCAGCAACGGTTTATGTTCACCAATGGGACGCACGCCCAGATGCCGATGCCTACGAATCAATTTTTCTTCCCCCAGTTCCAGCAGGGACCCCTGATACCGACTTACATGCCGGCTGCTTGGCAGGCGGCGGCCGGGAACTTCTACGACATCAATACGGTGTTTCAGGTGAACGGTTTGGCACCTCAGACTCCGTACAAGGCGTCGTACAAGAACAACGGCAAGTCTAAGAAGAAGACGACTACCACCACTGGTCAGGCCGAACAGGGCGCCGCTGCGGCTTGTTCTACGACTGTCAGGCAGGCTCAACCTCATATGACTGTTGCTGCAAGGAGTAATGCCAACGCCAGGGGGCAACAGCCCCCTGATATGGCCGATCCCGGTATGCCTATGG CCGTGCCATTTGTACCTCACACATTGCCATTGATTGATATGTCTATGGGTTACGGCTACGTACCCCAGCCTTTGGCCATGTCGAAGGAGCCCATGCCACCGCGACATCGCAGAAGAAGGAGGGAAGACGAAAATTCCGCTGGACCCAGCCAGCCCCAAGAAGTAGAACAGAGGACCTTCGATTTAGGTCATTCTGCATTCCCACCATTAAAGAGTAATTCTC GACGCATCAGCTCCGTAGAAAACCAGGAAGAACCTTCCAGTACGGAACAACCTGCTCAGGCTAGTGATGCAGTGCCGTGGTCCGACCACCGCATCGTCGATATCTTGAGAGGAAACACTGTCTCCAAAAGCAGCAGTACCTCAACATCCAGCAAGGGCTCGCTAAG TGTTAACGATACCGAGTCTCCCAGAGCTGGTTCTCCTCAGATGAACGAGGCTAGAGACACCGTTGAAGGTTTGGAAGCCAGCCTGAATTCTGCTCTTACACTTACTCCTCCAATCTCACCTGAGAA AAACAAGGATGCCAAATGCACAATGACTGATAAATCCACTAAGACCGATGATGTTCTCCTTAACGGTGAATCGGATATCTGTCCCACCACAACTAACGCTGCTACAATGACAACTGCTGCCGAAGTTAGCACATCAAGGACAGAAGCTCCAAAACCACCCACTACTTCATCT CACAATCCCCCTCGCATGAGTTACGCTCAAGTTGCTCAACACCCCAAGGAAGTTGGAAACCAGAAAGAAAAAAAGGACATCCCAACGGACGGTGAGGCAGCTTCATCGTCGGCCGCACCTGTCCAGAACGGTGAAAAAAGGGGTAAAG
- the LOC123672853 gene encoding la-related protein 4 isoform X3 — protein sequence MNGNVSQPIAPRAVFNSKLHEAAANDNLDAILSTERLEGGKYLNEVIQTVPPPGVPEEASREQLKKTLRKQLDFYFSTQNLASDGYLLSQMDTEQFVPVWTVANFNLVKKLTNDIELITEVLTECANVQLNETKTKVRPNYQRCVVILRDISEDTPIEDVKQLMTGEGCPSFISCEFAGNNAWYVTYASDEDAQSAYSFVRENVKEFRGKQIHARIKAKPMRQQNAGGGGGVQTGATYKSNWNTQPNAGTIFDPHAYPNNQQRFMFTNGTHAQMPMPTNQFFFPQFQQGPLIPTYMPAAWQAAAGNFYDINTVFQVNGLAPQTPYKASYKNNGKSKKKTTTTTGQAEQGAAAACSTTVRQAQPHMTVAARSNANARGQQPPDMADPGMPMAVPFVPHTLPLIDMSMGYGYVPQPLAMSKEPMPPRHRRRRREDENSAGPSQPQEVEQRTFDLGHSAFPPLKSNSRRISSVENQEEPSSTEQPAQASDAVPWSDHRIVDILRGNTVSKSSSTSTSSKGSLSVNDTESPRAGSPQMNEARDTVEGLEASLNSALTLTPPISPEKNKDAKCTMTDKSTKTDDVLLNGESDICPTTTNAATMTTAAEVSTSRTEAPKPPTTSSHNPPRMSYAQVAQHPKEVGNQKEKKDIPTDGEAASSSAAPVQNGEKRGKDNHAKQEKTQRNQRASGVPNGTSRREKKDFRKKSNPK from the exons ATGAATGGCAATGTCTCGCAGCCCATCGCCCCTAGGGCAGTGTTTAATAGCAAATTACACGAGGCGGCTGCCAACGATAACTTGGATGCAATATTATCTACCGAAAGGTTAGAGGGAGGCAAATACTTGAATGAAGTTATACAGACAGTTCCACCTCCGGGTGTACCCGAAGAAGCTTCCAGGGAACAACTCAAGAAAACGCTTAGGAAACAActcgatttttatttttctac TCAGAATTTGGCCAGTGATGGGTACCTGCTGTCCCAAATGGATACGGAACAATTTGTCCCCGTCTGGACTGTTGCTAACTTTAACCTCGTCAAGAAGTTAACCAACGATATAGAGTTGATTACGGAAGTTCTGACCGAGTGTGCTAATGTTCAGCTCAACGAGACAAAGACAAAGGTGCGTCCGAACTACCAGCGTTGCGTTGTCATTCTGAGAGATATATCAGAAGATACCCCTATTGAAGACGTTAAACAGTTGATGACCGGCGAGGGTTGTCCTTCGTTCATCTCATGCGAATTCGCTGGTAATAATGCTTGGTACGTCACTTACGCGTCTGACGAGGACGCGCAGAGCGCCTACTCCTTCGTCAGGGAGAACGTGAAGGAGTTCAGGGGCAAGCAGATCCACGCTCGGATCAAGGCGAAGCCGATGCGCCAGCAGAACGCCGGCGGTGGCGGCGGCGTTCAAACTGGCGCCACCTACAAGAGCAACTGGAATACACAACCTAACGCCGGTACCATCTTCGACCCTCACGCCTACCCGAACAACCAGCAACGGTTTATGTTCACCAATGGGACGCACGCCCAGATGCCGATGCCTACGAATCAATTTTTCTTCCCCCAGTTCCAGCAGGGACCCCTGATACCGACTTACATGCCGGCTGCTTGGCAGGCGGCGGCCGGGAACTTCTACGACATCAATACGGTGTTTCAGGTGAACGGTTTGGCACCTCAGACTCCGTACAAGGCGTCGTACAAGAACAACGGCAAGTCTAAGAAGAAGACGACTACCACCACTGGTCAGGCCGAACAGGGCGCCGCTGCGGCTTGTTCTACGACTGTCAGGCAGGCTCAACCTCATATGACTGTTGCTGCAAGGAGTAATGCCAACGCCAGGGGGCAACAGCCCCCTGATATGGCCGATCCCGGTATGCCTATGG CCGTGCCATTTGTACCTCACACATTGCCATTGATTGATATGTCTATGGGTTACGGCTACGTACCCCAGCCTTTGGCCATGTCGAAGGAGCCCATGCCACCGCGACATCGCAGAAGAAGGAGGGAAGACGAAAATTCCGCTGGACCCAGCCAGCCCCAAGAAGTAGAACAGAGGACCTTCGATTTAGGTCATTCTGCATTCCCACCATTAAAGAGTAATTCTC GACGCATCAGCTCCGTAGAAAACCAGGAAGAACCTTCCAGTACGGAACAACCTGCTCAGGCTAGTGATGCAGTGCCGTGGTCCGACCACCGCATCGTCGATATCTTGAGAGGAAACACTGTCTCCAAAAGCAGCAGTACCTCAACATCCAGCAAGGGCTCGCTAAG TGTTAACGATACCGAGTCTCCCAGAGCTGGTTCTCCTCAGATGAACGAGGCTAGAGACACCGTTGAAGGTTTGGAAGCCAGCCTGAATTCTGCTCTTACACTTACTCCTCCAATCTCACCTGAGAA AAACAAGGATGCCAAATGCACAATGACTGATAAATCCACTAAGACCGATGATGTTCTCCTTAACGGTGAATCGGATATCTGTCCCACCACAACTAACGCTGCTACAATGACAACTGCTGCCGAAGTTAGCACATCAAGGACAGAAGCTCCAAAACCACCCACTACTTCATCT CACAATCCCCCTCGCATGAGTTACGCTCAAGTTGCTCAACACCCCAAGGAAGTTGGAAACCAGAAAGAAAAAAAGGACATCCCAACGGACGGTGAGGCAGCTTCATCGTCGGCCGCACCTGTCCAGAACGGTGAAAAAAGGGGTAAAG